The region TTTGCTAAAAATGTAAGAGTTAAAAATATTAAAAAAAAGGGTTCGTAAAATTTGCGAGCCTTTTTTATTTTTTTCTGACAGTAATATATTTAACCAGATCAATTAGGGCTGTTTTGGCAGTAGAATCAGGGTATTTGTCTAAAATCTGAATTGCCTTATCTTTATATTCATTCATTTTCTTTTCTGAATAATCCATACCTCCTTTGATTTTTACAAAGTTTATAATGTCTTTAACTTTATCGGCATTAGAATTATGCTTTCTGATGATTTTTAAGATTCTCTTTTTTTCCGAATTCTCTGAATTATTAAGAGCATAAATTAACGGAAGTGTCATTTTCTTTTCTTTGATATCATTACCGGTAGGTTTACCGGTTAAATTTGTTTTTTGATAATCGAAAAGATCATCTTTGATTTGAAAGGCAATACCGGCATATTTACCAAACTCTTTGAGTTTCTGCATGTTTTCATTACTTGCTTCTACAGATTCGGCACCGGAAGCAGTACATGAAGCAATTAAGGTTGCTGTTTTTTTATATATTATTTCAAAATATGTTTCTTCAGTAATATCAAGTTTGCGTGATTTCTCAATTTGAAGAAGTTCACCTTCTGCTATTTCCTTTACTGCTTCCGATACGATTTCTAAAAGTTGATATTCTTTATTGTTAATTGCAAGTAATAAGCCTTTCGATAACAAAAAGTCTCCGGTAAGAACTGCAATTTTTGATTTCCACAACGCATTTATTGAAAAAAAACCTCTGCGTTTATCTGAATTATCAACAACATCATCGTGTATGAGTGTTGCTGTATGCATTAATTCTATTAATGTTGCTGCTGTATAGGTGCTTTTATTAACCTCTCCGAAAAGTTTTGCCGTAAGGAATACAAACATCGGTCGCATTTGTTTTCCCTTTCTTCGAATTATATAATTCATAACAATATCAAGCAAAGGGACTTTTGTCTTTACGGCCTCTTTGAAAAACATATTAAACTCTTTCATCTCAGGCTCAACAAGAGCCTTAATTTTTTTAATCTCTGTCATTCATCAAAATTTTCTTTCATACTATTGAAATAACATCAATCGTCCTCTTCCGCATTTCGCATCTCCCCAAAAAGCAAAGAAATAGTTCACTTCAAAAATGACTTGTACTGATAAAGGATTTGTTGATTCTGTGATCGTATAATTCGGTATATAAAAACCGTCGTTAGCTACATTAAAATTTCTGTTTGGGATAAGATCTGTAAAAGAATAAGCAATTCTTGCTCCCAAATTTATATCAATTCTTTCAGTCTTGAACAAAGCTGTTCCGAAGCCAATAACACCACTTGTAAATTTCGGGCCGTAATTATCAATTAATTCATTTGAGGCTCTTAAAGCTGTTGAATTAGAATTTGTTTCAGAAACAGAATTAACGGTTGAAAATTTACCGCCAATTTCAAAATATCCGCCGGTATTTCCGGAATACCTAAAAAACGGAACAATATCTATTGTTTTCAATGTTATTTTTTTATCATAAATATCATTATTATTATTGATTGTATATTCTTGGCCATAAGTTGAAAACAACAGGTCTGAACCAAATCCGAAATTTTCTCCGTATGAGAAAGTAAATCTGCCTCCGTATGATTGGCTTAATGTAAAATAATTCAAACTTACATTCGAATCATTTTTCAGATCAGTGTTTAGAAAAACAGAGTTTCCTATTCCTGCTTTTACCGCTAAGCTGAACCATTTTATTGTTTGTGTCTTTCTTTGTGCTGAAAGGGTATTTATAAACAGCATACTTATTATTAAAAAAAGAGTTAATTTTTTCATGGCAGTTAATTAAATAGTTTAAAAATATAAAAGTAAAAAAATAAAACTGTTTTTGTATTAAAAATAGATTTAATAGCTTTGTCAATTATAAAAATGCTTAAAATCAAATTTTGATATTTGTTATGAATTCAAATATCAATAAAATAATCAGATAAGCAAAAAGATAAAATTATGAGCGAATTTTTTGAAAAATCATTTTACGGAAATACGATTTGGGAATGGGCAGTTTCGTTGTCAATAATTGCAGGAGCCTTTATAGGATCAAAAATTTTATATTGGGTTTTCGGTAATATCATAAAAAAAATAACGAAAAAATCAAAATCAGAGCTTGATGATTTAATAGTTGATAAAATTGAGGAACCTATTGTATTAG is a window of Bacteroidales bacterium DNA encoding:
- a CDS encoding polyprenyl synthetase family protein yields the protein MTEIKKIKALVEPEMKEFNMFFKEAVKTKVPLLDIVMNYIIRRKGKQMRPMFVFLTAKLFGEVNKSTYTAATLIELMHTATLIHDDVVDNSDKRRGFFSINALWKSKIAVLTGDFLLSKGLLLAINNKEYQLLEIVSEAVKEIAEGELLQIEKSRKLDITEETYFEIIYKKTATLIASCTASGAESVEASNENMQKLKEFGKYAGIAFQIKDDLFDYQKTNLTGKPTGNDIKEKKMTLPLIYALNNSENSEKKRILKIIRKHNSNADKVKDIINFVKIKGGMDYSEKKMNEYKDKAIQILDKYPDSTAKTALIDLVKYITVRKK
- a CDS encoding PorT family protein, whose product is MKKLTLFLIISMLFINTLSAQRKTQTIKWFSLAVKAGIGNSVFLNTDLKNDSNVSLNYFTLSQSYGGRFTFSYGENFGFGSDLLFSTYGQEYTINNNNDIYDKKITLKTIDIVPFFRYSGNTGGYFEIGGKFSTVNSVSETNSNSTALRASNELIDNYGPKFTSGVIGFGTALFKTERIDINLGARIAYSFTDLIPNRNFNVANDGFYIPNYTITESTNPLSVQVIFEVNYFFAFWGDAKCGRGRLMLFQ